From Neisseria musculi, the proteins below share one genomic window:
- a CDS encoding NUDIX domain-containing protein yields MNTSRPFIRVVAGIVLDKQGRCLLSSRPEGKPYAGYWEFAGGKVEAGESELAALQREFEEELGIRIETARPWLTKIHDYEHARVYLRFWRVEAESWSGNIQAREGQQWSWQRPGGFTVSPMLPANGDLLAALAVPTQLAGRLKTGFYGENAMGGYRVVPFALAEPQHANVLIGEPELRARGKMPAAQSVWVVIDKAEQWPLVQDADVAVWQVQNREAAEAVCGMLDSGVALPLVVLAEPKLAATYRSRWLAGGAHAVIADDETEYV; encoded by the coding sequence ATGAACACTTCCCGCCCTTTCATCCGCGTAGTAGCCGGCATCGTGCTGGACAAGCAGGGACGCTGCCTGCTCAGCTCGCGCCCCGAAGGCAAGCCTTATGCGGGCTATTGGGAATTTGCCGGCGGCAAGGTCGAAGCGGGCGAAAGCGAGTTGGCCGCCCTGCAGCGCGAATTTGAAGAAGAGCTGGGCATCCGCATCGAAACCGCAAGGCCGTGGCTGACGAAAATCCACGATTACGAACACGCACGGGTGTATCTGCGCTTCTGGCGGGTGGAGGCCGAGAGTTGGTCGGGCAATATCCAGGCACGCGAGGGGCAGCAGTGGTCGTGGCAGCGGCCCGGCGGCTTTACCGTATCGCCCATGCTGCCTGCCAACGGTGATTTGTTGGCCGCCCTTGCCGTGCCGACACAGCTTGCCGGCCGTCTGAAAACCGGCTTTTACGGCGAAAACGCTATGGGCGGCTACCGCGTGGTGCCGTTTGCGCTGGCCGAACCGCAACACGCCAATGTGTTAATCGGCGAACCCGAACTGCGCGCGCGGGGAAAAATGCCCGCCGCACAAAGCGTATGGGTGGTGATTGACAAAGCAGAACAATGGCCGCTGGTGCAGGATGCCGATGTGGCAGTGTGGCAGGTGCAAAACCGCGAAGCCGCCGAAGCGGTGTGCGGAATGCTCGACAGCGGTGTGGCACTGCCTTTGGTGGTGCTGGCCGAGCCGAAACTTGCCGCAACATACCGCAGCCGCTGGCTGGCGGGCGGCGCCCATGCCGTGATTGCCGATGATGAAACCGAATATGTGTGA
- a CDS encoding accessory factor UbiK family protein: protein MIGKRIFEELSAKVGETIANSPAKDVEKNVKALLGSAFNRMDLVTREEFDIQQQVLIKTRTKLAELEARLAKLESSDAEPQNTAEASGQTE from the coding sequence ATGATCGGCAAAAGAATATTTGAAGAATTGTCGGCCAAAGTGGGCGAAACCATCGCCAACAGCCCCGCCAAAGATGTTGAAAAAAATGTGAAAGCCCTGCTGGGCAGCGCGTTTAACCGCATGGATTTGGTTACCCGCGAAGAGTTCGACATCCAACAGCAGGTGCTGATTAAAACCCGCACCAAACTGGCCGAACTCGAAGCACGCCTGGCGAAACTCGAAAGCAGCGACGCCGAACCGCAAAACACTGCCGAAGCATCCGGGCAAACCGAATAA
- the xth gene encoding exodeoxyribonuclease III, with amino-acid sequence MKIATWNVNSLNVRLPQVQNWLQQHQPDVLVLQELKLDQDKYPAAVFQMAGLHTVWSGQKTYNGVAVISKAEPQDVHTGLPALPDDPQRRVIAATINGVRVINVYCVNGEAPDSPKFEYKRQWFAALAEFVRGEIGRYGKVVLLGDFNIAPADADCYDPEKWHEKIHCTSIERLWFRNLLDLGLTDSLRHLYPEGAHYTWWDYRGAMFQRRQGLRIDHILVTAALRDALQTVQVDLEARGQERPSDHAPVWAEFAL; translated from the coding sequence ATGAAGATTGCGACTTGGAATGTAAATTCTCTCAACGTGCGCCTGCCGCAGGTGCAAAACTGGCTGCAGCAACACCAACCCGATGTGCTGGTGTTGCAGGAATTGAAGCTCGATCAAGACAAATACCCCGCCGCCGTTTTTCAGATGGCCGGCCTGCACACCGTGTGGAGCGGCCAGAAAACCTATAACGGCGTGGCCGTTATCAGCAAGGCTGAGCCGCAAGACGTGCATACCGGCCTGCCCGCGCTGCCTGACGACCCGCAGCGGCGCGTGATTGCCGCCACCATTAACGGCGTGCGCGTGATTAATGTTTACTGTGTAAACGGCGAAGCGCCCGACAGCCCCAAGTTTGAATACAAACGGCAATGGTTTGCCGCGCTGGCCGAATTTGTGCGCGGCGAAATAGGGCGTTACGGAAAAGTGGTGCTGCTGGGCGATTTCAATATCGCGCCCGCCGATGCCGACTGCTACGACCCCGAAAAGTGGCATGAAAAAATCCACTGCACCAGCATCGAGCGTTTGTGGTTCCGCAACCTGCTCGATTTGGGGCTGACTGACAGCCTGCGCCATCTCTACCCCGAGGGCGCACACTACACCTGGTGGGATTACCGCGGCGCGATGTTCCAACGCAGGCAGGGTTTGCGCATCGACCATATTTTGGTTACGGCCGCGTTGCGCGATGCCCTGCAAACCGTGCAGGTGGATTTGGAAGCGCGCGGGCAGGAACGCCCAAGCGACCACGCGCCGGTGTGGGCGGAATTTGCGCTGTAG
- a CDS encoding undecaprenyl-diphosphate phosphatase: MDILLLFKALILGIIEGLTEFLPISSTGHLIVAGDLINFKSNGKVFEIAIQLGAVLAVVFEYRRRFTHVITHIGRDRQVNRFVVNLAVAFIPAAVVGLIFSKQIKHFLFNPITVATALVIGGFLILWIEHRQSRIAPKVTSIDDMRIRDALVVGIAQICALVPGTSRSGSTIMGGMLWGLERKTATEFSFFLAVPVMIAATAYDVLKHFHLFSAQDIGLIIVGFVSAFAAGLLAVKALLKFVATRNYVPFAYYRIVFGSLILITWLTGWVNWTEM; encoded by the coding sequence ATGGATATCTTATTATTGTTCAAAGCCCTGATTTTGGGCATTATCGAAGGCCTGACCGAATTTCTGCCGATTTCCAGCACCGGCCATCTGATTGTGGCGGGCGACTTAATCAATTTCAAAAGTAACGGCAAAGTGTTTGAAATCGCCATCCAACTCGGAGCCGTGCTGGCAGTGGTGTTTGAATACCGCCGCCGTTTCACCCATGTTATCACCCATATCGGCCGCGACAGGCAGGTGAACCGCTTCGTTGTCAACCTGGCCGTGGCCTTTATCCCCGCCGCCGTAGTGGGTCTGATTTTCAGCAAACAAATCAAACATTTTCTGTTTAACCCGATTACCGTGGCCACCGCCCTGGTTATCGGCGGCTTTCTCATTTTGTGGATTGAACACCGCCAAAGCCGTATTGCGCCGAAAGTCACCAGCATTGACGATATGCGTATCCGCGATGCACTGGTGGTGGGCATCGCCCAAATATGCGCGCTGGTTCCCGGCACTTCGCGCTCGGGCAGCACCATTATGGGCGGTATGCTGTGGGGGCTGGAGCGCAAAACCGCCACCGAATTTTCATTTTTTCTGGCCGTGCCGGTGATGATTGCCGCCACCGCCTACGATGTGCTGAAGCATTTCCACCTGTTTTCCGCACAAGATATCGGCCTGATTATAGTAGGCTTTGTTTCGGCCTTTGCCGCCGGCCTCTTGGCAGTAAAAGCCCTGCTGAAATTCGTGGCCACCCGAAACTATGTGCCGTTTGCCTACTACCGCATCGTTTTCGGCAGCCTGATTCTGATTACCTGGCTGACAGGCTGGGTAAACTGGACGGAAATGTAA
- a CDS encoding M3 family metallopeptidase, whose product MSNVLLNLADEPRYHEIQTGDIRPALETAMSEARAEIAAIKARSGATWENTVERLTDITERVGRIWGVVAHLNSVADTPELRAVYNEMMPEVTVFFTEIGQDIELYERFKAIKNSPEFSRLDAARQTKLNHDLRDFVLSGAELPPEQQAEFAALQTESAQLAAKFSQNVLDATDAFALYFDDNSQLAGLTEDALAMFAAAAEAEGRTGYKIGLQMPHYTAVMQYAGNRSLREQIYRAYVTRASELSDEGRFDNTANIGRRLEIALQEARLLGFENFAQLSLFTKMADTPEQVLDFLRGLAARAKPFAEKDLAEMQAFARSNLGIADPQPWDLAYIGEKLREAKYAFSETEVKKYFPAGKVLAGLFAQINRLYGVNFIEKTVSVWHPDVRYFELEKGGSIIGGVYMDLYAREGKRGGAWMNDYRGRRRFVSGSRIGQTQTPVAYLVCNFTPPVGGRESRLSHDEITTLFHETGHGLHHLLTQVDELGVSGINGVEWDAVELPSQFMENFAWEYNVLADMSAHEDNGAALPRGLFDKMVAAKNFQRGMFLVRQMEFALFDMLVYSQSDPGRLKEWPQVLESVRKEVAVVQPPAYNRFALSFGHIFAGGYAAGYYSYAWAEVLSADAYAAFEESGDIKATGKRFWMEILAVGGSRSAMESFKAFRGREPQIDALLRHSGFDVEAA is encoded by the coding sequence ATGAGCAACGTATTACTGAATCTGGCCGATGAGCCGCGCTACCACGAAATCCAAACCGGCGATATCCGCCCCGCTCTCGAAACCGCCATGAGCGAAGCCCGCGCCGAAATTGCCGCCATTAAAGCCCGAAGCGGCGCCACCTGGGAAAACACGGTAGAGCGCCTAACCGACATCACCGAACGTGTCGGCCGCATTTGGGGCGTGGTGGCGCATTTGAACTCGGTGGCCGACACACCCGAACTGCGCGCCGTATATAATGAAATGATGCCCGAAGTTACCGTGTTTTTCACCGAAATCGGCCAAGATATCGAGCTTTACGAGCGTTTCAAAGCCATCAAAAACTCGCCGGAATTCTCCAGACTCGATGCCGCCCGCCAAACCAAACTCAACCACGACTTGCGCGATTTCGTGCTCAGCGGTGCCGAACTGCCGCCCGAACAACAGGCCGAATTTGCCGCCCTGCAAACCGAAAGCGCGCAACTGGCCGCAAAATTTTCGCAAAACGTGCTCGATGCCACCGATGCGTTTGCCCTGTATTTTGACGACAACAGCCAATTGGCCGGCCTCACCGAAGACGCTCTGGCCATGTTTGCCGCCGCCGCAGAAGCCGAAGGCAGAACGGGCTATAAAATCGGCCTTCAAATGCCGCACTACACCGCCGTGATGCAGTATGCCGGCAACCGCAGCCTGCGCGAACAGATTTACCGCGCCTATGTTACCCGCGCCAGCGAATTAAGCGATGAGGGCAGATTCGACAACACCGCCAATATCGGCCGCCGTTTGGAAATCGCCCTGCAGGAAGCACGGCTGCTGGGTTTCGAGAATTTCGCCCAACTGTCGCTGTTTACCAAAATGGCCGACACGCCCGAGCAGGTTCTCGACTTTCTGCGCGGTTTGGCCGCACGCGCCAAACCGTTTGCCGAAAAAGATTTGGCCGAAATGCAGGCCTTTGCGCGCAGCAACCTCGGTATCGCCGACCCGCAACCGTGGGATTTGGCCTACATCGGCGAAAAACTGCGCGAAGCCAAATACGCCTTCAGCGAAACCGAAGTGAAAAAATATTTTCCCGCCGGCAAAGTGCTCGCCGGGCTGTTTGCCCAAATCAACCGTCTCTACGGCGTGAACTTCATCGAAAAAACCGTGTCGGTGTGGCACCCCGACGTGCGCTATTTCGAGCTGGAAAAAGGCGGCTCGATTATCGGCGGCGTGTATATGGATCTATACGCCCGCGAAGGCAAACGCGGCGGCGCATGGATGAACGACTACCGCGGCCGCCGCCGTTTCGTGTCGGGCAGCCGCATCGGCCAAACGCAAACCCCCGTTGCCTATCTGGTGTGCAACTTCACCCCGCCCGTAGGCGGCAGGGAATCGCGCCTGAGCCACGATGAAATCACCACCTTGTTCCACGAAACCGGCCACGGCCTGCACCATTTGCTCACCCAGGTAGATGAACTGGGCGTTTCCGGCATCAACGGTGTGGAATGGGATGCAGTGGAGCTGCCCAGCCAGTTTATGGAAAACTTTGCCTGGGAATACAATGTATTGGCAGATATGTCGGCGCACGAAGACAACGGTGCCGCCCTGCCGCGCGGGCTGTTCGACAAAATGGTGGCGGCGAAAAACTTCCAGCGCGGTATGTTTTTAGTGCGGCAGATGGAATTTGCCCTTTTCGATATGCTGGTTTACAGCCAAAGCGACCCCGGCCGTCTGAAAGAATGGCCTCAGGTTTTGGAAAGCGTGCGCAAAGAAGTGGCCGTGGTGCAGCCGCCCGCCTACAACCGTTTCGCCCTGAGTTTCGGCCACATCTTCGCCGGCGGCTATGCGGCAGGCTATTACAGCTATGCTTGGGCGGAAGTGTTGTCGGCCGATGCCTATGCCGCCTTTGAAGAAAGCGGCGACATCAAAGCCACCGGCAAACGCTTCTGGATGGAAATTCTCGCCGTGGGCGGCTCGCGCAGCGCAATGGAGTCGTTTAAAGCCTTCCGCGGCCGCGAACCGCAAATCGATGCGCTGCTGCGCCACAGCGGTTTCGATGTGGAAGCGGCATAA
- a CDS encoding thiol:disulfide interchange protein DsbA/DsbL, with protein MKLKSILMAAAAAFGLAAHAHAATEGTDYTVLPKPIPQLQADKIEVLEFFGYFCVHCHHLDPVLLKHAKTFPADTYLRTEHVVWQPEMLGLARVAAAVNSSELKYQANPEVFKAVYEQKINLADTATFKQWAAAQKSFDGNKLIAAYDSFGNPAQAKKMEELTNTYQISGTPTVIVGGKYQVKFTGDWQSGMKTIDDLVVKVRGERKMKAPATQKAVPPLKSKGASIAKSANK; from the coding sequence ATGAAATTGAAAAGTATTTTAATGGCCGCAGCCGCAGCATTCGGCTTGGCCGCCCATGCCCATGCGGCAACCGAAGGCACCGACTACACCGTTCTGCCCAAACCGATTCCCCAGCTTCAGGCCGACAAAATCGAAGTGTTGGAATTTTTCGGCTATTTCTGCGTACACTGCCACCATCTCGACCCGGTGCTGCTGAAACACGCCAAAACTTTCCCTGCCGACACCTATCTGCGCACCGAACACGTTGTTTGGCAGCCTGAAATGCTGGGCTTGGCACGTGTGGCGGCAGCGGTAAACAGCTCGGAGTTAAAATACCAAGCCAACCCCGAAGTATTCAAAGCCGTTTACGAGCAGAAAATCAATCTGGCAGACACCGCCACTTTCAAGCAATGGGCGGCGGCTCAGAAAAGCTTTGACGGCAACAAACTGATTGCCGCATATGATTCTTTCGGCAACCCTGCCCAAGCCAAAAAAATGGAAGAGCTGACCAACACCTACCAAATCAGCGGCACACCCACCGTGATCGTGGGCGGCAAATACCAGGTGAAATTCACCGGCGATTGGCAGTCGGGCATGAAAACCATTGATGATTTGGTGGTAAAAGTGCGTGGAGAGCGCAAAATGAAAGCCCCTGCAACACAAAAAGCTGTCCCCCCGCTGAAAAGCAAAGGGGCATCGATTGCCAAGTCTGCCAACAAATAA
- a CDS encoding YifB family Mg chelatase-like AAA ATPase, protein MSLALVYSRALSGMNAPLVEVEAHLANGLPAFNIVGLPDTEVKESRDRVRAAIIQSGFEFPAKKITVNLAPADLPKESGRFDLPIALGILAASGQMMADKLAQYEFAGELALSGTLRPVRGALAMAWQGMKAGRAFILPQQNAEQAAIINGITVYGAGSLGQVAAHLNAVEPLAQTRTGIGQRPSENRSLPDLKDVKGQHTARLALEIAAAGGHSLLMMGPPGTGKSMLAQRLPSILPPLTDNELIEVWALRSLLPNHRQELHHSRPFQSPHHTSSPVAVVGGSSGPGEISLAHNGVLFFDELPEFDRKVLEVLREPLESGEIHISRAMHKAVYPAKFQLVAAMNPCPCGYLGHPAKPCRCTPESIARYRGKISGPLLDRIDLTIEVPALSAAELMQQQAGESSAEVSARVRAARERQYARQGKINAALSVTELDETAAVSKEAHEALGSLLEKLSLSARSYHRIMRVARTLADLNGDKSVGRAHVLRAVSFRRAL, encoded by the coding sequence ATGTCGTTAGCCCTTGTTTACAGCCGCGCCTTAAGCGGCATGAATGCGCCGTTGGTGGAGGTGGAAGCCCATCTTGCCAACGGCCTGCCTGCGTTTAATATTGTCGGCCTGCCCGACACCGAAGTCAAAGAAAGCCGCGACCGCGTGCGCGCGGCCATTATCCAGAGCGGCTTTGAATTTCCCGCCAAAAAAATCACCGTCAACCTCGCCCCCGCCGACCTGCCCAAAGAATCCGGCCGCTTCGACCTGCCGATTGCCCTGGGCATACTGGCCGCCTCGGGGCAGATGATGGCCGACAAACTGGCGCAATACGAATTTGCAGGCGAGCTGGCCTTATCGGGCACGCTGCGCCCCGTGCGGGGTGCGCTGGCAATGGCCTGGCAGGGCATGAAAGCCGGCCGCGCCTTTATTCTGCCGCAGCAAAATGCCGAACAGGCCGCCATCATCAACGGTATCACGGTTTACGGCGCCGGCAGTTTGGGGCAGGTGGCGGCACATCTGAATGCCGTTGAACCGTTGGCACAAACCCGAACCGGTATCGGGCAGAGGCCGTCTGAAAACCGCAGCCTGCCCGATTTGAAAGACGTGAAAGGCCAGCACACCGCCCGCCTGGCCTTGGAAATTGCCGCCGCCGGCGGCCACAGCCTGCTGATGATGGGGCCGCCCGGCACGGGAAAATCCATGCTCGCCCAACGCCTGCCCTCCATTCTGCCGCCCCTAACCGACAACGAACTCATCGAAGTATGGGCGCTGCGCTCGCTGCTGCCCAACCACCGGCAGGAATTACACCACAGCCGTCCGTTCCAGTCGCCCCATCATACTTCCAGCCCCGTGGCAGTGGTAGGCGGAAGCTCCGGCCCCGGCGAAATCTCGCTGGCCCACAACGGCGTTTTGTTTTTTGACGAGCTGCCCGAGTTTGACCGCAAAGTACTGGAAGTGTTGCGCGAACCGCTGGAAAGCGGCGAAATCCACATTTCCCGCGCGATGCACAAAGCCGTTTATCCGGCCAAATTCCAATTGGTAGCCGCCATGAACCCCTGCCCCTGCGGCTATCTCGGCCATCCCGCCAAACCCTGCCGCTGCACACCCGAAAGCATCGCCCGCTACAGGGGCAAAATATCCGGCCCGCTGCTCGACCGCATCGATCTGACCATCGAAGTGCCCGCACTTTCTGCCGCCGAGCTGATGCAGCAGCAAGCCGGCGAAAGCAGCGCCGAAGTGTCGGCGCGCGTACGGGCTGCACGCGAAAGGCAGTATGCGCGGCAGGGCAAAATCAATGCGGCTCTGAGTGTTACGGAACTGGACGAAACAGCCGCGGTCTCTAAAGAAGCGCACGAAGCACTGGGCAGCCTGCTCGAAAAACTCTCGCTTTCCGCCCGCAGCTACCACCGCATCATGCGCGTGGCGCGCACGCTGGCCGATCTGAACGGCGATAAAAGTGTCGGCCGCGCCCATGTGTTACGCGCAGTAAGTTTTCGTCGTGCTTTGTAA
- a CDS encoding SPOR domain-containing protein encodes MNAKKQYGKGLSGFMLGLLLATAVIAGVLFFLNKSNKEAFKEETRKDLPQPEILTPNSSGSAASAPPPAPPADTASDVSDGPTEEQQAVSEPITGTAPEPAASDTPTAPPPQTTVKPKPEQKPIVKKPEAKKEQPAKTKEEPKQEERKKAAQPTPEQILNSGSIEKARENARAEAAKKEMPAQESTKKADSGKQQPAGDGGGRTVLQMGSFNNRESAEAHRAKLAMMGISSGVVEGEANGKTVYRVQSGRMGSDAAHRVQQTLKRNGIDSFARSVK; translated from the coding sequence ATGAACGCTAAAAAACAATATGGCAAAGGCCTTTCGGGCTTTATGTTGGGCTTGTTGCTGGCAACCGCAGTGATTGCCGGTGTTTTGTTCTTTTTGAACAAAAGCAATAAAGAAGCATTCAAAGAAGAAACACGGAAAGACCTGCCCCAACCCGAAATTCTCACCCCGAACAGCAGCGGCTCCGCCGCATCCGCGCCGCCCCCTGCCCCTCCCGCCGATACAGCTTCCGATGTTTCAGACGGCCCTACCGAAGAACAGCAGGCAGTTTCCGAACCGATAACCGGCACCGCTCCCGAGCCTGCTGCGTCCGACACACCCACCGCCCCGCCGCCACAAACCACGGTCAAACCCAAGCCCGAACAAAAACCGATCGTGAAAAAGCCCGAAGCGAAAAAAGAGCAGCCGGCAAAAACAAAAGAAGAACCCAAACAAGAAGAGCGCAAAAAAGCGGCTCAACCCACGCCCGAACAAATTTTAAACAGCGGCAGCATCGAAAAAGCGCGTGAAAACGCCCGTGCCGAAGCGGCTAAAAAAGAAATGCCGGCACAAGAAAGTACCAAAAAAGCCGATAGCGGCAAACAGCAGCCTGCCGGCGACGGGGGCGGCCGCACCGTGCTGCAAATGGGCTCGTTCAACAACCGCGAGAGTGCCGAAGCCCACCGCGCCAAACTGGCCATGATGGGCATATCGTCCGGCGTGGTAGAGGGCGAGGCCAACGGCAAAACCGTTTACCGCGTACAAAGCGGCCGCATGGGCAGCGATGCCGCCCACCGTGTCCAACAAACCCTCAAGCGCAACGGTATCGACAGTTTCGCCCGCTCCGTCAAATAA
- a CDS encoding ArsR/SmtB family transcription factor, giving the protein MNAVTLEMKRTAVLLKLMGNPERLAIMVLLKESERSIGELAGLLALQPTVVSKHLTRLRAEGVVDYTRYYRVLQYRLVSQQAAAVLDTLLSLGAKPKNPAGHSVQE; this is encoded by the coding sequence ATGAATGCTGTTACCCTCGAGATGAAGCGCACCGCAGTTTTGCTCAAGTTGATGGGCAACCCCGAGCGGCTGGCGATTATGGTACTGCTGAAAGAGAGCGAGCGCAGCATAGGCGAGCTGGCGGGGCTGTTGGCATTGCAGCCGACTGTGGTGTCGAAACACTTAACCAGGCTGCGTGCCGAAGGCGTGGTCGATTACACGCGCTATTACCGTGTGCTGCAATACCGGCTGGTGTCGCAGCAGGCGGCGGCGGTTTTGGATACCCTGCTTTCGCTTGGCGCCAAACCGAAAAATCCTGCCGGACATTCCGTGCAGGAATAA
- a CDS encoding M48 family metallopeptidase, with protein MPMQLTHTLSDGLSICIELKRSARKNIILRPHSADTVRLNVPPYLGGRQLKDWLAGNEPLLRQALSRPPQPAPETMPGHIWYRGERHTLHTHKHAHICHQPPQILLPEALWSRQKSQLCRYLAERAAETLLPRLAQHAQAMRLNPAATALSHAKTFWGVCRSRTGIRLNWRLIGAPDFVADYVCIHELCHLPHPNHGPHFWEMVHRYTPHTRDAKKWLKQHGSELFVLG; from the coding sequence ATGCCAATGCAGCTTACCCACACGCTTTCAGACGGCCTCTCTATCTGCATCGAACTGAAACGCAGTGCCAGGAAAAACATTATTCTTCGCCCGCACTCTGCCGACACCGTCCGCCTCAATGTGCCGCCTTATCTCGGCGGCAGGCAGTTAAAGGACTGGCTGGCCGGCAACGAACCCTTACTGCGGCAAGCCCTAAGCCGCCCCCCGCAGCCCGCCCCCGAAACCATGCCCGGGCATATTTGGTATCGCGGCGAACGGCATACCCTGCATACCCACAAACACGCACATATCTGCCACCAACCGCCGCAAATCTTACTGCCCGAAGCGTTATGGAGCCGGCAGAAAAGCCAATTATGCCGCTACCTGGCCGAACGCGCCGCCGAAACCCTGCTGCCGCGTTTGGCGCAACATGCCCAAGCCATGCGGCTGAACCCTGCCGCAACCGCGCTGAGCCATGCCAAAACCTTTTGGGGCGTTTGCCGCAGCCGCACCGGCATCCGTTTGAACTGGCGTTTGATCGGCGCGCCCGATTTCGTGGCGGATTATGTGTGCATACACGAACTCTGCCATCTTCCGCATCCCAACCACGGCCCGCATTTTTGGGAAATGGTCCACCGCTACACCCCGCATACTCGAGACGCTAAAAAGTGGTTGAAGCAGCATGGCAGCGAATTGTTTGTGTTGGGTTGA
- the trkA gene encoding Trk system potassium transporter TrkA: MKILILGSGQVGSTVAQELASLPENDVTIIDTSETALQNIGSKLDVQTLLGNGASPFMLKRAGAEDADLLLALTRSDETNIVACKIAAEVFNIPGRIARVRSTDYLDYQTEETLNSLDIFSITESISPEELVTERLTGLLSYTSALQVLRFAGDKARMVVVQARKGGLLVDKEIAQINQHLPEGVDCQICAIYRNNRLIVPSAQTVIIEGDEVFFVAGTENVKIMMRELRPNEQRNRRIMIAGGGNIGYRLAKQLESSMDIKIIEYSKNRAEWLAEHLDRTLVLHGSATDETLLEQEYIDEIDVFCALTNDDENNIMAGLLAKNLGAKRVIAIVNRSSYVDLLEGNKIDIVVSPHLVTIGSILAHIRKGDVAAVHPLRRGKAEAIEVVVHGDKQTSALVGRRVSEIKWPPGCHFAALVRGDEVVMGHKEDAVMAEGDHIIFFVSRRRILRELEKLIAVKMGFFG; encoded by the coding sequence GTGAAAATACTGATACTCGGCAGCGGCCAGGTAGGCTCCACCGTTGCCCAAGAGCTGGCCTCGCTGCCCGAAAACGATGTAACCATCATCGATACAAGCGAAACCGCGCTGCAAAACATCGGCAGCAAACTCGATGTGCAAACCCTGCTGGGCAACGGCGCCTCACCGTTTATGCTCAAGCGCGCGGGCGCGGAAGACGCCGATCTGCTGCTGGCACTCACCCGTAGCGATGAAACCAATATCGTGGCCTGCAAAATCGCCGCCGAGGTGTTCAACATTCCCGGCCGTATCGCCCGCGTGCGCTCCACCGATTATCTCGACTACCAAACCGAAGAAACGCTCAACAGCCTCGATATCTTCAGCATCACCGAGTCAATCAGCCCCGAAGAACTGGTTACCGAACGGCTCACCGGCCTGCTCAGCTACACCAGCGCATTGCAGGTGCTGCGCTTTGCCGGCGACAAAGCCCGTATGGTTGTGGTGCAGGCGCGCAAAGGCGGCCTGCTAGTCGATAAAGAAATCGCCCAAATCAACCAACACCTTCCCGAAGGCGTGGATTGCCAGATTTGCGCCATCTACCGCAACAACCGCCTGATTGTGCCTTCCGCACAAACCGTGATTATCGAAGGCGACGAAGTGTTTTTCGTGGCCGGCACCGAAAACGTCAAAATCATGATGCGCGAGCTGCGCCCCAACGAACAGCGCAACCGCCGCATCATGATTGCCGGCGGCGGCAACATCGGCTACCGCCTGGCCAAACAGCTCGAAAGCAGCATGGACATCAAAATCATCGAATACAGCAAAAACCGTGCCGAATGGCTGGCCGAACACCTCGACCGCACCCTTGTGCTGCACGGCTCGGCCACCGATGAAACCCTGCTCGAGCAGGAATATATCGATGAAATCGATGTTTTCTGCGCCCTCACCAACGATGACGAAAACAACATCATGGCCGGCCTGCTGGCCAAAAATCTCGGCGCCAAGCGCGTGATTGCCATCGTGAACCGCTCAAGTTATGTGGATCTGCTCGAGGGCAACAAAATCGACATTGTGGTGTCGCCGCACCTAGTTACCATCGGCTCGATACTCGCCCATATCCGCAAAGGCGATGTGGCGGCCGTACATCCCCTGCGGCGCGGCAAAGCCGAAGCCATCGAAGTGGTGGTGCACGGCGACAAACAAACCTCCGCGCTGGTCGGCCGCCGCGTGTCGGAAATCAAGTGGCCGCCGGGCTGCCACTTTGCCGCCCTCGTGCGCGGCGATGAAGTGGTGATGGGCCACAAAGAAGACGCGGTAATGGCCGAGGGCGACCATATCATTTTCTTCGTATCCCGCCGGCGCATATTGCGCGAGCTGGAAAAACTGATTGCCGTGAAAATGGGCTTTTTCGGCTAG